The following proteins are encoded in a genomic region of Variovorax paradoxus:
- a CDS encoding ZIP family metal transporter → MTTLDLLFARGSRMRPVRRLLGFCIVAVGLGLLAFEAAEAMVAGDARVRGALLGGSLAALATALGTLPVLLSQQFSQRSYDTMLGFGAGVMLAATSFSLVIPGLDAARAQGAGAWAAGGIVGGGVLLGAALLLAIDRLVPHEHFVKGLEGPKAKKLKRVWLFVLAIALHNLPEGLAIGVAFAGSDPVAATALATGISIQDVPEGMVVALALRGVGYGRLMSVGLGVASGLVEPAMAVLGATVVTLTASLLPWGLALAAGAMLFVISHEIIPESHRQGHEAYATGGLMIGFVVMMVLDTALS, encoded by the coding sequence ATGACGACTCTTGATCTGCTGTTTGCGCGCGGCTCCAGAATGCGGCCGGTGCGGCGCTTGCTGGGCTTCTGCATCGTTGCGGTGGGCCTCGGCCTGCTGGCGTTCGAGGCCGCCGAGGCGATGGTGGCCGGCGATGCACGGGTGCGCGGCGCCCTGCTCGGCGGCAGCCTGGCCGCACTGGCCACGGCGCTGGGCACGCTGCCCGTGCTGCTGTCGCAGCAGTTTTCGCAGCGCAGCTACGACACCATGCTCGGCTTCGGCGCCGGCGTGATGCTCGCGGCCACATCGTTCTCGCTCGTGATTCCGGGGCTGGACGCGGCCAGGGCCCAAGGCGCCGGCGCATGGGCGGCGGGCGGCATCGTGGGCGGCGGCGTGCTGCTGGGGGCAGCCTTGCTGCTGGCCATCGACCGCCTGGTTCCCCACGAGCACTTCGTGAAGGGCCTCGAAGGGCCGAAGGCCAAGAAACTGAAACGGGTGTGGCTCTTCGTGCTGGCCATCGCACTGCACAACCTGCCCGAGGGCCTGGCCATCGGTGTGGCCTTTGCGGGCTCCGACCCGGTAGCGGCCACGGCGCTGGCCACCGGCATCTCGATTCAGGACGTGCCCGAAGGCATGGTCGTGGCGCTCGCGCTGCGAGGCGTCGGCTACGGGCGGCTCATGTCGGTCGGCCTGGGCGTGGCCTCGGGGCTGGTGGAACCGGCCATGGCGGTGCTGGGTGCCACGGTGGTCACGCTGACGGCCAGCCTGCTGCCCTGGGGCCTTGCACTGGCGGCCGGCGCGATGCTGTTCGTCATCAGCCACGAGATCATTCCCGAATCGCACCGGCAAGGGCACGAAGCCTATGCCACGGGCGGCCTGATGATCGGCTTCGTGGTGATGATGGTGCTCGACACGGCGCTGAGCTGA
- a CDS encoding DUF2269 family protein: MEYLVLKYVHVISSTLLFGTGIGSAFYLLATTLSRDVRAVAVVSRMVVRADWLFTATTAVLQPLTGLWLVHRMGLPLSTPWLAASLACYALAIACWLPVVWLQMRLRDLAAQAARDGTPLSPRYWVFFRWWVALGVPAFFLFLALFWLMIAKPALGA; the protein is encoded by the coding sequence ATGGAATACCTCGTCCTGAAATACGTGCACGTGATCTCGTCGACCCTGCTGTTCGGTACCGGCATCGGATCGGCCTTCTACCTGCTGGCCACCACCTTGTCGCGCGACGTGCGGGCGGTGGCGGTGGTTTCGCGCATGGTGGTGCGCGCCGACTGGCTCTTCACCGCCACCACCGCGGTGCTGCAGCCGCTCACCGGGCTCTGGCTCGTGCATCGCATGGGCCTGCCTCTGTCCACACCGTGGCTGGCGGCCTCGCTGGCCTGCTATGCGCTGGCCATCGCATGCTGGCTTCCGGTCGTGTGGTTACAGATGCGGCTGCGCGACCTGGCGGCGCAGGCGGCGCGCGACGGCACGCCGCTGTCTCCGCGTTACTGGGTTTTCTTCAGGTGGTGGGTGGCGCTCGGCGTGCCGGCCTTCTTTCTCTTTCTGGCGCTGTTCTGGCTGATGATCGCCAAGCCCGCGCTCGGCGCCTGA
- a CDS encoding SDR family oxidoreductase — protein MRVVIVGASGFLGRAMAEAFAHRGADLLCTARNADEARAEAAWPQAHAQWISADLAEVPPASFWLAQLRPGDVVVNAAGILREGRAGEFDAVHHRGPVQLFEACATAGAALVIQVSALGAAPDAAGGYFSSKGEADRHLRQCRVASAVVQPSLVWGDEGASARLFAALAVMPMLLLPGGGRQWLQPVHLHDVVAGVLALAEARPVGRRTLAFVGPEPLNLRDYLADLRRQLGYAHAAWVLPMPVTLFRFGAMLAGRWKSSFLDAETAGMLLQGNAAPADDFAHWLGHAPRSHRAFVPAHRVQALRRAAWLQWMLPLLRWAVALVWMWTFVVSIGLYPRDQSLALLARVAASGGWAELLLDGAAVFDLALGIGTLALPAAWRSRVLWPLQLALIAFYTAAITWAMPEFWLHPFGPLSKNLPMCAAIALLWTMEPPTRRNARAAPKPPGEPPWNTSS, from the coding sequence GTGAGAGTGGTCATCGTCGGCGCATCCGGCTTTCTCGGGCGCGCAATGGCCGAAGCCTTCGCGCATCGGGGCGCCGACCTGCTGTGTACCGCACGCAATGCAGACGAGGCGCGCGCCGAGGCGGCTTGGCCGCAAGCGCATGCGCAGTGGATATCGGCCGATCTTGCAGAGGTTCCGCCGGCCTCGTTCTGGCTGGCGCAATTGCGCCCCGGCGATGTGGTCGTCAATGCGGCCGGCATCCTGCGCGAGGGCCGTGCGGGCGAGTTCGACGCCGTGCATCACCGCGGGCCGGTGCAGCTTTTCGAGGCCTGCGCCACGGCGGGTGCCGCGCTGGTGATCCAGGTCTCGGCGCTGGGCGCGGCGCCCGACGCGGCCGGCGGCTACTTCAGCAGCAAGGGAGAGGCCGACCGCCATCTGAGGCAGTGCCGCGTCGCATCGGCCGTCGTGCAGCCTTCGCTGGTGTGGGGCGACGAGGGCGCGAGCGCGCGCCTGTTCGCGGCGCTGGCTGTCATGCCGATGCTGCTGTTGCCGGGCGGAGGCCGCCAATGGCTGCAGCCCGTTCACTTGCATGACGTGGTGGCGGGCGTGCTGGCGTTGGCCGAGGCGCGGCCCGTGGGCCGCCGCACCCTCGCTTTCGTGGGCCCCGAACCGCTGAACCTGCGGGACTACCTGGCCGACCTGCGCCGGCAGCTGGGCTATGCGCACGCCGCATGGGTGCTGCCGATGCCGGTGACTCTGTTCCGGTTCGGCGCGATGCTGGCGGGCCGGTGGAAAAGCAGCTTTCTCGACGCCGAGACGGCGGGCATGCTGCTGCAGGGCAACGCCGCGCCCGCGGACGATTTCGCGCATTGGCTGGGACATGCACCGCGCTCGCACCGCGCGTTCGTTCCCGCTCATCGGGTCCAGGCGCTGCGCCGCGCCGCGTGGCTGCAATGGATGCTGCCGCTGCTGCGCTGGGCCGTCGCGCTGGTGTGGATGTGGACTTTCGTCGTTTCCATCGGGCTCTATCCGCGCGACCAGAGCCTGGCGCTGCTGGCGCGCGTGGCTGCCAGCGGCGGGTGGGCCGAACTGCTGCTCGACGGTGCGGCGGTGTTCGACCTCGCGCTGGGCATCGGCACGCTCGCGCTGCCCGCTGCCTGGCGCAGCCGCGTGCTGTGGCCGCTGCAACTCGCGCTGATTGCCTTCTATACCGCGGCCATCACGTGGGCGATGCCGGAGTTCTGGCTGCATCCCTTCGGTCCGCTCTCGAAGAATCTGCCGATGTGCGCGGCCATCGCGCTGCTGTGGACCATGGAGCCGCCCACGCGCCGCAACGCGCGTGCCGCACCGAAGCCACCCGGAGAGCCGCCATGGAATACCTCGTCCTGA
- a CDS encoding helix-turn-helix transcriptional regulator: MNSAMAAGAARHLFAEANQTDLAFLMRSIELGDSLAASQVARRIVGGMAAHAEPKLSAGKAPRSEHLDPKGLLSPRELNVLRLIAEGKTDRQIADESQRSTHTIRAHLKSIYFKLAVKSRTQAVCEATQKGLLSWNGSL, from the coding sequence ATGAACTCCGCCATGGCGGCCGGCGCCGCGCGCCATCTCTTCGCCGAGGCGAACCAAACGGACCTGGCTTTCCTGATGCGTTCGATCGAGCTCGGCGACTCCCTGGCGGCTTCGCAGGTCGCGCGGCGGATCGTGGGCGGTATGGCCGCGCACGCCGAGCCAAAACTGTCCGCCGGCAAGGCGCCGCGCTCCGAACACCTCGATCCGAAAGGGCTGCTTTCCCCTCGCGAACTGAACGTGCTGCGGCTGATCGCAGAGGGCAAGACCGACCGGCAGATCGCCGATGAGAGCCAGCGATCGACGCACACGATCAGGGCCCACCTCAAGAGCATCTACTTCAAGCTGGCCGTCAAGTCGCGCACGCAGGCCGTGTGCGAGGCCACTCAGAAGGGCCTTCTGAGCTGGAACGGATCTTTGTGA
- a CDS encoding Crp/Fnr family transcriptional regulator — translation MHHACMYLHTLVASLPQAERAALVQATELRSYRRNESVLAADEWTDSIYCVASGLLRVVAHGSSSGGDVTTDFIRQDDFFLGPSFGEDRYRVAHTLIAALPSSVYLIPVSEMRRLCASHPEITLKLLAIAMERMSAMRGQLRRVSSFSSEDLVGRVLHQLAQLAPSSTGGYDKRITQAVIASYSGLSREVVNKTMRNMEDRGLVRRDEHGLHVPAEFAATDFQSLMADPGAFGPAASSLNPCSPND, via the coding sequence ATGCACCATGCATGCATGTATCTGCACACGCTGGTCGCCAGCCTGCCCCAGGCAGAGCGCGCGGCATTGGTCCAGGCCACCGAACTTCGTTCCTACCGGCGCAACGAAAGCGTGCTGGCCGCCGACGAGTGGACCGACAGCATCTACTGTGTCGCGAGCGGGCTGCTGCGCGTCGTGGCGCATGGCAGCAGCAGCGGCGGCGATGTCACCACCGACTTCATCCGCCAGGACGATTTCTTTCTCGGTCCTTCGTTCGGCGAAGACCGCTACCGGGTCGCCCACACGCTGATCGCGGCGCTTCCCTCGTCGGTGTATCTCATTCCGGTGTCCGAGATGCGGAGGCTTTGCGCATCGCATCCCGAAATTACCTTGAAGCTGCTCGCGATTGCCATGGAGCGCATGAGTGCGATGCGCGGGCAGTTGCGCAGGGTTTCGTCGTTTTCGTCCGAAGATCTCGTGGGCCGCGTGCTTCATCAGCTGGCGCAATTGGCGCCGTCGTCCACGGGGGGTTACGACAAGCGCATCACCCAGGCGGTGATCGCGTCGTATTCGGGTCTTTCGCGCGAGGTGGTGAACAAGACGATGCGCAACATGGAAGACCGCGGGCTGGTGCGGCGCGATGAGCACGGCTTGCATGTACCCGCGGAGTTCGCCGCAACCGATTTCCAGTCGCTGATGGCCGACCCAGGCGCTTTCGGGCCTGCCGCGTCTTCGCTGAATCCCTGTTCCCCGAACGACTGA
- a CDS encoding LysR substrate-binding domain-containing protein — MSQIDRVLRSNLKLRHLQMLVALDQFRHLGRAAEFLSVTQPAVSKSLVEIERMFGLALFERSTRGTEPTPYGESVVRFARSVLADYDRTRDEIAAVASGAAGRTSVGAMVVAMPVLMARAVEMLKTHSSQTTVLVEEGDLTRLLPKLRLGELDLFVGRLEPGYAAPDLETEALLAEPMAAVARPGHPLAAKRRLNWADLAKERCVMPPPWASLRVKLDQMFFRDGVHPPADIIESASFLAQISFLQQRDAVAFMARSVARHFQHQGMLKVLPLKVPIDLPPVGLITMRGRRRTPSTQQLIECLRRAAKVKAER; from the coding sequence ATGAGCCAGATCGACCGCGTTTTGCGTTCCAACCTCAAATTGCGCCACCTGCAGATGCTGGTGGCGCTCGATCAATTTCGGCACCTCGGCCGCGCGGCCGAGTTTCTGTCGGTCACGCAGCCGGCGGTCTCCAAATCGCTGGTGGAAATCGAACGCATGTTCGGCCTTGCGCTGTTCGAGCGCTCCACGCGCGGGACCGAGCCCACGCCCTATGGCGAGAGCGTGGTGCGTTTCGCGCGCTCGGTGCTCGCCGATTACGACCGCACGCGCGACGAGATTGCCGCCGTGGCCAGCGGTGCCGCGGGCCGCACCAGCGTGGGTGCCATGGTGGTCGCCATGCCGGTACTGATGGCCCGCGCCGTCGAAATGCTCAAGACGCATTCCTCGCAGACCACCGTGCTGGTCGAGGAGGGCGACCTCACGCGGCTGCTGCCCAAGCTGCGCCTGGGCGAGCTGGACCTGTTCGTGGGCCGGCTGGAGCCCGGCTATGCGGCACCCGACCTCGAAACCGAGGCGCTGCTTGCCGAACCCATGGCGGCGGTGGCGCGGCCCGGGCATCCGCTGGCGGCGAAGCGCCGGCTGAACTGGGCCGACCTCGCGAAGGAGCGCTGCGTGATGCCGCCGCCCTGGGCATCGCTGCGCGTCAAGCTGGACCAGATGTTCTTTCGCGACGGGGTTCATCCGCCCGCCGACATCATCGAATCGGCCTCTTTCCTGGCGCAGATCAGCTTCCTGCAGCAACGCGATGCCGTGGCGTTCATGGCGCGCTCCGTGGCACGGCACTTCCAACACCAGGGAATGCTGAAGGTGCTCCCGCTCAAGGTGCCCATCGATCTGCCGCCGGTCGGCCTGATCACCATGCGCGGACGCAGGCGAACGCCCAGCACGCAGCAACTGATCGAATGCCTTCGGCGCGCAGCCAAGGTGAAAGCCGAACGCTAG
- a CDS encoding tripartite tricarboxylate transporter substrate binding protein, producing MTFNRSPRRRQWMLGGLGAAALATAPARAFAADYPDRPITFICPWPAGGTADRSMRAICQIAARELGQPIALENRAGASGMIGTKALASARPDGYTIGQIPISVTRFAQIGTVQIDPLKDLSYLARTSGQTFGIAVPASSPFKSLRDMVAQAKAKPGVITYAHAGVGGATHVGMEQFAQAAGVKFNAIAYKGGSAALQDVLGEQVDMLADSSSWAPHVESGKLRLLATWGEARTPRFKDTPTLKELGYDVVVEAPNGIGAPRGLPAAVEKKLRDAFRVAVNSEEFRKVAESIDAPVMYQDGPDYQKYVEAVYRQETELIRKLNLKELMAKG from the coding sequence ATGACCTTCAATCGCTCCCCACGGCGACGTCAATGGATGCTGGGCGGCCTCGGCGCCGCCGCACTGGCCACCGCACCTGCCCGCGCATTCGCGGCCGACTATCCGGACCGCCCGATCACCTTCATCTGCCCCTGGCCGGCCGGCGGTACGGCCGACCGTTCGATGCGTGCCATCTGCCAGATTGCCGCGCGGGAACTCGGGCAGCCCATTGCGCTGGAAAACCGTGCGGGCGCGTCCGGAATGATCGGCACCAAGGCCCTGGCTTCCGCCCGGCCCGACGGCTACACCATCGGGCAGATCCCGATCTCGGTCACGCGCTTCGCCCAGATCGGCACCGTGCAGATCGATCCGCTCAAGGACCTGAGCTACCTGGCCCGCACCTCGGGCCAGACCTTCGGCATCGCGGTGCCCGCGAGCTCGCCGTTCAAGTCGCTGCGGGACATGGTGGCGCAAGCCAAGGCCAAGCCGGGCGTCATCACCTATGCGCACGCGGGCGTCGGCGGCGCCACCCACGTGGGCATGGAGCAGTTCGCGCAGGCGGCGGGCGTGAAGTTCAATGCCATCGCCTACAAGGGCGGTTCCGCCGCGCTGCAGGACGTGCTGGGCGAACAGGTCGACATGCTGGCCGACAGCAGCTCCTGGGCGCCGCACGTGGAAAGCGGCAAGCTGCGCCTGCTCGCCACCTGGGGCGAGGCGCGCACGCCACGCTTCAAGGACACGCCCACGCTGAAAGAACTGGGCTACGACGTGGTGGTGGAAGCGCCCAACGGCATCGGCGCGCCGCGCGGGCTGCCGGCGGCGGTGGAAAAGAAGCTGCGCGACGCGTTCCGCGTTGCCGTCAACAGCGAAGAATTCAGGAAGGTCGCCGAGAGCATCGATGCGCCGGTCATGTACCAGGACGGCCCCGACTACCAGAAGTACGTCGAAGCCGTGTACCGGCAGGAGACGGAGCTGATCCGCAAACTCAACCTCAAGGAACTGATGGCGAAGGGCTGA
- a CDS encoding UxaA family hydrolase, translating into MTDSPLLRLHPHDNVLVAKTPIALGETIAEFGVRARAQIPAGHKIASRAIAAGEQVKKYDTVIGVASRALEAGDYVHSHNLTLVDSYRDPAFCQDVRPVAYVPEAERATFMGFVRADGRVGTRNFIGILSSVNCSATVIKRIAAHFTPERLAAFPNVDGVAAFAQTSGCGMSSPSEHFDVLRRTLAGYARHPNLAGVLIVGLGCERNQVDALVDSQGLQQGRLMRTMVMQEVGGTRQTIEAGIRAIEDMLPEADAARRTRVGANHLKIGLECGGSDGFSGITANPALGAAMDVLVRHGGTAILSETPEIHGVEFMLTRRAATPEVGQKLLDRLAWWERYAAGQNAQFNGVVGHGNQAGGLANIFEKSLGSAMKGGTTPLQAVYEYAETIDKTGFVFMDSPGYDPVAVTGQIASGAQLICFTTGRGSMFGSKPAPTIKLASNTPMFKRLEEDMDINCGVVIDGELSVPEMGQQIFEQILRHASGERTRSEALGLGDHEFVPWHLGIVS; encoded by the coding sequence ATGACCGACAGCCCCCTGCTTCGCCTGCATCCGCACGACAACGTGCTGGTTGCCAAGACCCCGATCGCGCTGGGTGAAACCATTGCCGAATTCGGCGTGCGCGCCCGCGCGCAGATTCCCGCGGGGCACAAGATCGCGTCGCGCGCGATTGCGGCCGGCGAGCAGGTGAAGAAGTACGACACCGTGATCGGCGTCGCCTCGCGCGCCCTGGAGGCGGGCGACTACGTGCACAGCCACAACCTCACGCTGGTGGACTCCTACCGCGACCCGGCCTTCTGCCAGGACGTGCGGCCGGTGGCCTATGTGCCCGAGGCGGAGCGCGCCACGTTCATGGGCTTCGTGCGCGCCGACGGCCGCGTCGGCACGCGCAACTTCATCGGCATCCTGTCGTCGGTCAATTGCTCGGCCACCGTGATCAAGCGCATTGCGGCGCACTTCACGCCCGAGCGCCTGGCGGCCTTTCCGAACGTCGACGGCGTGGCCGCCTTTGCACAGACCAGCGGCTGCGGCATGTCCTCGCCGAGCGAGCATTTCGACGTGCTGCGCCGCACGCTCGCGGGCTACGCGCGCCACCCCAACCTGGCCGGCGTGCTGATCGTGGGCCTGGGCTGCGAGCGCAACCAGGTCGATGCGCTGGTCGATTCGCAGGGGCTCCAGCAGGGCCGGCTCATGCGCACGATGGTGATGCAGGAGGTGGGCGGCACCCGCCAGACGATCGAAGCCGGCATTCGCGCCATCGAGGACATGCTGCCCGAAGCCGATGCCGCGCGGCGCACCCGCGTCGGCGCCAACCATCTGAAGATCGGGCTGGAGTGCGGCGGGTCGGACGGCTTCTCGGGCATCACGGCCAACCCCGCGCTCGGTGCGGCAATGGACGTGCTGGTGCGCCACGGCGGCACGGCCATCCTCTCCGAAACGCCCGAGATCCATGGCGTGGAGTTCATGCTCACGCGGCGCGCCGCCACGCCCGAGGTCGGCCAGAAGCTGCTCGACCGGCTGGCATGGTGGGAGCGCTATGCCGCGGGCCAGAATGCGCAGTTCAACGGTGTGGTCGGGCACGGCAACCAGGCCGGCGGGCTGGCCAATATCTTCGAGAAATCGCTCGGCTCGGCCATGAAGGGCGGGACCACGCCGCTGCAGGCGGTGTACGAATATGCGGAGACCATCGACAAGACCGGCTTCGTCTTCATGGATTCGCCGGGCTACGACCCCGTGGCCGTCACCGGCCAGATTGCCAGCGGCGCGCAGTTGATCTGCTTCACCACCGGACGCGGCTCGATGTTCGGCAGCAAGCCGGCACCGACGATCAAGCTGGCCAGCAACACGCCGATGTTCAAGCGCCTGGAAGAAGACATGGACATCAACTGCGGCGTGGTGATCGACGGCGAACTCTCCGTGCCCGAGATGGGGCAGCAGATCTTCGAGCAGATCCTTCGCCATGCCTCGGGCGAGCGCACGCGCAGCGAGGCGCTGGGCCTGGGCGACCACGAGTTCGTGCCGTGGCACCTCGGCATCGTGAGCTGA
- the hpaI gene encoding 4-hydroxy-2-oxoheptanedioate aldolase: protein MPAHNPFKTALAARRPQIGLWLSMADPYMAEVSATAGFDWLLIDGEHAPNDLRSTLAALQAVAPHAAQPVVRAVQGDTALIKQLLDIGAKNLLVPMVDTAEQARALVSATRYPPLGIRGVGSAVGRASQWSARTDYLDVADEEICLLVQAETVTALSNLAEICGVDGIDGVFIGPADLAASMGHRGRPGHPEVQAAIEAAMRTIVGSGKAAGTLTSDPKLARRYLELGCTFVAVGVDLLLYAGAARKLAADFTGAPPAAEPASRAAY from the coding sequence ATGCCCGCCCACAACCCCTTCAAGACCGCATTGGCCGCGCGCCGGCCGCAAATCGGCCTCTGGCTCTCGATGGCCGATCCCTACATGGCGGAGGTGAGCGCCACCGCCGGTTTCGACTGGCTGCTGATCGACGGCGAACACGCGCCCAACGACCTGCGCTCGACCCTGGCCGCGCTGCAGGCCGTTGCGCCCCATGCCGCCCAGCCGGTGGTGCGCGCGGTGCAGGGCGACACGGCGCTCATCAAGCAGTTGCTCGACATCGGCGCAAAGAACCTGCTGGTCCCAATGGTCGACACCGCCGAACAGGCCCGCGCGCTGGTGTCGGCCACGCGCTACCCGCCGCTGGGCATCCGCGGCGTCGGCAGCGCCGTGGGGCGTGCGTCGCAGTGGAGCGCTCGCACCGATTACCTGGATGTCGCCGACGAAGAAATCTGCCTGCTGGTGCAAGCGGAAACCGTGACGGCGCTTTCCAACCTGGCGGAGATATGCGGCGTGGACGGTATCGACGGCGTCTTCATCGGACCGGCCGACCTGGCCGCTTCGATGGGCCATCGGGGTCGACCAGGACATCCTGAGGTTCAGGCTGCCATCGAAGCCGCCATGCGGACCATCGTGGGATCCGGCAAGGCGGCAGGCACGTTGACCTCGGACCCGAAGCTGGCGCGCCGCTACCTTGAGCTGGGTTGCACCTTCGTTGCGGTGGGTGTCGACCTGCTGCTGTATGCCGGCGCCGCACGAAAGCTGGCCGCCGACTTCACCGGCGCGCCACCAGCCGCCGAGCCGGCGTCCCGCGCGGCCTACTGA
- a CDS encoding RNA polymerase sigma factor — MIRASAPLIEAACAGDERALSQLLSVCQPDLKRFARRTCASSEDAEDAVQVALWQLHRKIGTLGTVAAFATWLFRIVERECYRIFRRSSAGGAFSEPSAAEAAAPQIPTDLRLDLTKAIAALPEAYRIALVLRDVEELTAPEVAASLGVSVEAVKSRLHRARAMVRESLMNGGYWNQEG, encoded by the coding sequence ATGATCCGTGCGTCCGCGCCGCTCATCGAGGCCGCCTGCGCGGGAGACGAGCGCGCGCTGTCCCAATTGCTTTCCGTCTGCCAGCCCGATCTCAAGCGATTCGCGCGCCGGACATGCGCCAGCAGCGAAGACGCCGAAGATGCGGTTCAAGTGGCGCTCTGGCAGCTGCATCGAAAGATCGGCACGCTGGGCACAGTGGCCGCCTTTGCCACCTGGCTGTTCCGCATCGTCGAGCGCGAGTGCTACCGGATATTCAGGCGCAGCTCCGCGGGAGGCGCTTTTTCAGAGCCTTCCGCTGCAGAAGCCGCAGCGCCGCAAATTCCCACCGACCTGCGGCTCGACCTGACGAAGGCCATTGCCGCGCTCCCGGAGGCCTACCGCATTGCGCTGGTCTTGCGCGATGTCGAGGAGTTGACCGCCCCCGAAGTCGCGGCAAGCCTGGGCGTGAGCGTGGAGGCCGTGAAAAGCCGGTTGCACCGCGCCCGCGCGATGGTGCGGGAAAGCCTGATGAACGGCGGCTATTGGAATCAGGAAGGCTGA
- a CDS encoding YgaP family membrane protein, translating to MFNVFHLKRNLPAWERIVRLCLGTFAAAGAFYFLPAGTLRLLGFAMAGMLASTAIVGFCPACAMLGRKAPGPAK from the coding sequence GTGTTCAACGTGTTCCATCTCAAACGCAATCTCCCCGCGTGGGAGCGCATCGTTCGCCTGTGCCTGGGAACCTTCGCCGCCGCGGGCGCGTTCTACTTTTTGCCGGCCGGAACGCTTCGCCTCCTGGGGTTTGCCATGGCCGGAATGCTTGCGTCCACCGCCATCGTCGGCTTCTGCCCGGCCTGCGCGATGCTCGGCCGAAAAGCGCCGGGCCCGGCGAAATGA
- a CDS encoding Bug family tripartite tricarboxylate transporter substrate binding protein gives MPFIHRAARLLFAASAFALAPALALAQAEWPAAKTITYVVPFTAGGSTDIVGRILANKLQESLHQSVVVDNRPGQAGGIGAAYVAKAAPDGYTLFGGTISTHAINASLYKKLPYDPMKDFEPVSLVGRLPNVLIVNSQLGVNSVAELIALLKKDESKRTFASSGAGTSTHLAGEMFADMIGVKLTHVPYKGTPPAMTDVASGLVPFMFDQVTAALPLVKSGKLKLLAVTTGKRIALVPELPTMIESGVAGFEMSSWQAVYAPKGTPKPIIQRLNAEIVKALKQPDVQAKLSGQLAMDIAASTPEELRDHMAREIPRWAELVKKSGATAD, from the coding sequence ATGCCCTTCATCCACCGTGCCGCACGGCTGCTGTTCGCTGCATCCGCCTTCGCACTGGCTCCCGCTCTGGCGCTTGCACAGGCCGAATGGCCCGCCGCCAAGACCATCACCTACGTCGTGCCCTTCACGGCCGGCGGCTCGACCGACATCGTGGGGCGCATCCTCGCCAACAAGCTGCAGGAGAGCCTGCACCAGTCGGTGGTGGTCGACAACAGGCCGGGGCAGGCCGGCGGCATCGGCGCCGCCTATGTGGCCAAGGCCGCGCCCGACGGCTACACGCTGTTCGGCGGCACCATCAGCACGCACGCCATCAATGCCAGCCTCTACAAGAAGCTGCCCTATGACCCGATGAAGGACTTCGAGCCCGTGTCGCTGGTCGGCCGGCTGCCCAACGTGCTGATCGTCAACAGCCAGCTCGGCGTGAACTCGGTGGCCGAGCTGATCGCGCTGCTCAAGAAAGACGAATCCAAGCGCACCTTCGCCTCTTCCGGCGCGGGCACCTCGACGCACCTGGCGGGCGAGATGTTCGCCGACATGATCGGCGTGAAGCTCACGCACGTGCCGTACAAGGGCACGCCGCCCGCGATGACCGACGTCGCATCGGGCCTGGTGCCCTTCATGTTCGACCAGGTGACCGCCGCGCTGCCGCTCGTCAAGAGCGGCAAGCTCAAGCTGCTGGCCGTGACCACGGGCAAGCGCATCGCGCTCGTGCCCGAGCTGCCGACCATGATCGAATCGGGCGTGGCAGGTTTCGAGATGTCGTCCTGGCAGGCCGTGTACGCGCCCAAGGGCACGCCCAAGCCCATCATCCAGCGCCTGAACGCCGAGATCGTGAAGGCGCTCAAGCAGCCGGACGTGCAGGCCAAGCTCTCGGGCCAACTCGCCATGGACATCGCCGCCAGCACGCCCGAGGAACTGCGCGACCACATGGCCCGCGAGATTCCGCGCTGGGCCGAACTGGTGAAGAAGTCGGGCGCCACCGCGGACTGA